One Danio aesculapii chromosome 22, fDanAes4.1, whole genome shotgun sequence genomic window carries:
- the LOC130216308 gene encoding E3 ubiquitin-protein ligase TRIM35-like codes for MASLSENDLSCPVCHEIFKDPVILSCSHSFCRECLQHFWRKGTRECALCRRRSSRGDPTVNLGLKNLCESVQKERNEKLSSEDYCGLHNEKLKLFCLEDKQPLCVVCITSQEHDNHTFRPISAVVPSYKEEVKTALKPLQGKLNNNKLLKTKFEETHKYIKTQADHTEQKIKHQFEKLHQFLRDEEKAAITALREEEEQKKQMMKEKLEEMNTHISALSHTIRDTEEMLKANDICFLKEFSVSMERIQSLYPDPQMPSGALIHVSQYLGNLSFRVWKKMQDIVYYTPVILDPNTAHPHLILSDDLTFLIKSEIKKQDVPDNPERFNWYMCVLGSEGFSSGKHSWVVEVNDSECWCVGVTKASSQRKGDVLCSSYSWSVEHAREEDQNVEDDEEDEDDEEEEDDQNVGEDEDDEEDEDDEEDEDDPIVKEEEEDEDDEEDEDVEEDECTPYHSQISSVSTFYVKRGIERVRVELDCDRGIVCFSDSVTNRHIHTFTTTITDTVFPFFWGFHPLRILPCNNQ; via the exons ATGGCTTCACTATCTGAAAATGATCTTTCTTGTCCTGTGTGTCATGAAATCTTCAAGGATCCTGTCATTTTATCATGTAGTCACAGTTTCTGTAGAGAGTGTCTTCAACATTTCTGGAGAAAGGGCACTCGGGAGTGTGCTCTCTGCAGGAGAAGATCTTCAAGAGGTGATCCTACAGTTAATCTCGGGTTAAAAAACTTGTGCGAGTCGGTTCAGAAGGAGAGAAATGAGAAGCTTTCATCCGAGGATTATTGCGGTTTACACAACGAGAAACTCAAACTCTTCTGTCTGGAGGACAAACAGCCTTTGTGTGTAGTGTGCATCACCTCACAAGAACACGACAATCACACATTCAGACCCATCAGTGCAGTGGTTCCATCATATAAG GAGGAGGTCAAAACAGCACTGAAGCCTTTACAGGGTAAACTAAACAACAATAAACTACTGAAAACAAAGTTTGAGGAAACTCACAAGTATATCAAG aCTCAAGCAGATCACACAGAGCAGAAGATTAAACATCAGTTTGAGAAGCTTCACCAGTTTCTCCGAGATGAAGAAAAAGCTGCAATCACTGCACTAAGGGAGGAAGAGGAGCAGAAGAAGCAGATGATGAAAGAGAAGCTGGAGGAGATGAACACACACATCTCAGCTCTTTCGCACACAATCAGAGACACGGAGGAGATGCTGAAAGCCAATGACATCTGCTTTCTGAAGGAGTTCTCAGTCTCAATGGAAAG AATCCAGTCCTTATATCCAGATCCACAGATGCCTTCTGGAGCTTTGATTCATGTGTCTCAGTACTTGGGGAACCTCTCGTTCAGAGTTTGGAAAAAAATGCAGGACATCGTCTACTACA CTCCTGTGATTCTGGATCCAAACACTGCTCATCCACATCTCATCCTGTCTGATGATCTGACCTTCCTGATAAAAAGTGAGATCAAAAAACAAGATGTTCCTGATAACCCAGAGAGATTCAACTGGTATATGTGCGTTCTGGGTTCAGAGGGTTTTAGCTCAGGAAAACACAGCTGGGTTGTGGAAGTGAACGACAGTGAATGCTGGTGTGTCGGAGTAACTAAAGCATCGAGCCAGAGGAAGGGAGATGTGTTGTGTAGCTCTTATTCGTGGAGTGTGGAGCATGCGAGGGAAGAGGATCAGAATGTGGAGGACGATGAAGAAGATGAGGatgatgaggaagaggaggatgacCAGAATGTGGGGGAAGATGAGGATGATGAGGAAGATGAGGATGATGAGGAAGATGAGGATGACCCGATTGTGAAGGAAGAGGAGGAAGATGAGGATGATGAGGAAGATGAGGATGTGGAGGAAGATGAATGTACACCATACCATTCCCAAATCTCAAGTGTGTCCACCTTTTATGTTAAACGAGGTATTGAGCGTGTGAGAGTTGAACTGGACTGCGACAGAGGGATAGTGTGTTTCTCTGATTCTGTAAccaacagacatatacacacattcacaaccaCCATTACTGACACCGTCTTTCCTTTTTTCTGGGGTTTTCACCCTCTGAGGATCTTACCATGCAATAACCAGTAA